The Kitasatospora albolonga nucleotide sequence ACGTACTCCGTGGTCCGCGCCGAGGAGATCCGTCCGGCGACCTCCACCGCCCGGGCGCCCGCCGCGCAGGCCGCGTCCAGGTTGCCCGACTCCAGCTCGGCGACGGCGGAGACGACGAGCCGCAGTCCATGGCTGCGGACGAACTCCTCGGTCGGCCGGGAGAGCGCCTGCTCGGTGAAGCGCCGCACCTGGCGCGGGGCCTTGAGGTCGCGGTAGCACTCGGCGGCGTCGGCGGCGAACCGGTCGTAGCTGTAGAAGCCGAGCCAGGGTGGGTCCGCGTCGCCCGTGCGGGACCGCTCCAGCCAGCCCTCGGCACCCTTGAGCGCGGCCCCCGCCGCCGGCGCGTCGCCCGCCTTCGCATGGGCGCGCGCCTCCACCAGCCGGAAGAAGCTCATGGTGCGGGCGGTCGCCAGGCCCCGGTTGCGCTCGACGGCGGCCTGGGCGAGGTCGACGCCCTCGTCGGCGAAGCCCCGGTAGGTCGCCTGGAGGGACATCGAGGCGAGGACGTAACCGCCCAGCGGTACGTCGGCGGCGGCGCGGGCCAGGCGCAGGGCCTGGATGTAGTAGCGCTGGGCGGCCTCCTGCTGGCCGGTGTCGAAGGCCATCCACCCCGCGAGCCGGGTCAGCTCGGCCGCCGCGCCGAACAGCGCCCGGCCCACCTCGTCGGTGTACGAGCCCAGCAGCAGGGGTGCCGCGTCGACCCGTAAACACTCCGGGACCATGGAGGAACGCCAGTCGCCGCCACCGTACTTGGAGTCCCAGCGCCGGGCGTCCTGTGCCGCCTCGCGCAGCTTCATCACATCGCTGTGGCCCACGCGCAGCGGCGAGGCGTCCGCGACGGACTCCGGACCGGGCTGCACGGGCACGGAGCCGGAGCCGCCCGGCGCGCTGTGCGGTGTGTGCGGGATGTGTGCGCCGCGCTGCTCCGGTGCGCCCTGCGGTCCGCGCGCTCCGCCGGGTCCGCGCGGGGCGGGCGGACCGTCCTGGCCGCCGCCCCGGGTGCCCAGGATCGCCGCCTGTGCCGCCGTCGTGTCGCGGGCGACCGACGGATCGGCGGGGGTTATCAGCCAGCGTGACGCGGGGGTCGCGTACGCGCTCACCGAGAACGAACCGGCCAGCGACTGCCAGATTCCGCCGCCGCCCCGCCGCCCGGCCAGATCCAGCCGGTACAGCTCGGTCGCCGACCTGACCGCCTCGCCCACGTCCCGGGGGAAGGCGAGGCCGACCTCCGGCGCGGGGTCCGCGTCGGCGAGACCGATCTCGTGCAGCGGGACCGGCCGGCCGAGCTTGGCCCCGATCGCCGCCGCGATCAGATGGGGCGCCGCACCCTGCGGCACCATCCCCTTGGCGACCCACCGGGCCACCGAGGTCTTGTCGTAGCGAAGTGTCAGACCGCGCTGTGCTCCGAGGTCGTTGACCCGCCGGGCGAGCCCGGCGTTACTGATTCCCGCGAGGGCGAGAACCGTGCCGAGCTTCTCGTTCGGCCCGCGTTGCTCCCTGGACATGCGCCACCCCTCGACACACAGACAGCCGCCGCGTCACCGAGGACGGCGCGCGGCATTCGTACCGATGCCTCCCCAGGTTCGAACCCTCGTACTCCCCCTGCACACGCACGTGGCCGAGCCCCGAGGAATATGCCCCCTGCTGAGAACACCGGTAAACACAGCGTAGTTCTCCCCATCCCTACCGTTAAGGGGCAGACGTCCGTATGGCGGGATTGTTGTCCGTCCGGGCGGCTCGCCCCGCGCTCCGGGGGTGCGCGGGCCGGGCGTCGGCGTGCTCCTGGTGTGTGGCCGTGCGCCCGGCCGTGCGCTCTGGCCCGGCCCGTGGGGGAGGGGCTTGGCTGGGTACCGCGTGGGTCGGCCCGCTGCACTGGACTCAGTGGGCTGGGGGATACCGCCGCTCCATTCCCCGCGGGCGGCGGACCGGTCCGGGAGGTGAGGCCCACCTCCCGGACTGTGCGTGGAGGCCCGCCGCGGGGGGCGCGGACGGGTGTGCGCGGGCGGCGGAGCCTCATGAGAATGGCTGAATAACGACTGTCCGGTGAGGGCTTGGCCAACGGTCCGGCTATGGCCGGATTTCGACCGCTCTTCCCGGCGGTGGTGCCCGCCCCCTCCGGGCGGTGGCGCCCCTTCCGCTTCCCGGGCGGAAGGGGCCGAGCGCTGTTCGGAATGGGGCCCGCGCCCGTGCCGTCGGCCCCAACACCCGGAATCGGGGCCTCCGTTGCCGGAGCCGAGGTGAAGACCCGGGCGGAGCGCGGTTCCGGGCCTTTGCCAGGGGCGCATGCTCTTCCGGCGTGCGCCGCCCGTACCCCCTCTCGTACGGCCCTGTCGTGGCAGCATGTCCCGCAGCGGCGATGCGACCCAGCACAGCGCGCCGCTTGTCCACAGCCTGTGGAGGCGGCGATGCGTTGGTTGGTGGGATGGAGCAGTATCGCCGCGAGCTTCGGCACCGTCGGGGCGGTCGGCAACAGCGGTGAGGGGCGCACGGTCCACCCCGTGGGCTCCCAACTCCTGTGGGGCGACCCCGATCCGCTCTGGGCGGTCGGCGACTGGCGCCCCGACGAGATCCGGATCATCGGCGTCGCCACCCCCGAAGGCGCCCCCACCGCCCGCCTCGCCGTCCTCGGCTGCTGCGGGGCCACCGACGAACAGCTGCGCGTCGGACTGCTCGCCGCGCGCGGCGGGGCGATGCGCCACCTCACCGCCTGGCCGGGCAGTTACACCGCCGTCGTCCAGATCGGCCGCCGTATCACCGTCGCGGGCGACCTCGCCGGAGCCCGGCCCGTCTTCCACACCCCCTGGGCGGGCGGCACCGCCTACGCCACCGCCGCCCTCCCGCTGGCCGACCTCATCGAGGCCCAGCTCGACATCGGCCACCTCGCCGCCCTGCTCGCCTGCCCGGAGACACCGGAGGCGCTCGGCGACGGCACCCCGTACGCCGGGGTGAAGCGGGTCCCGCCGGGCCACGCGCTGATCCTGCGGGAGGGCTCGCGGGAGATCACCGGGTACGAGGCCGTCGCCTCCCTCGCCGTCGCCGCGCCCCAGATCGACCCGGTGCACGCGGTGGAGGGCGTACGGGACGCGCTCGTCGAAGCCGTACGCGCCCGGCTCACGGCCCCCCGCCACGCCCCCGAGACCCTGCCGCAGGACCCGGGGCCCGTCCCCGGCATGGGCCCCGCCGACCGGCGCGCGGCCCGGGGCGCCCCCGTGGCGGGCATCGGCGCCGACCTCTCCGGAGGCAGCGCCTCCGCCACCCTCGCCCTGCTCGCCGCCGGGCTCCCCGGCCTCCCCGGCACCCTCCTCGGCCACGGCACCGGGGCGGGGGAGCGGCTGCTCGCGGTCACCTTCAACGACCTCACCACCCGCCGCCACGAGGACGAGCTGGAGCGCGCCCGCGCCATCGCCGCCAACCCGCGCCTGCACCACGTGGTCGTCGCGGCGGGCGAAGAGGCCCTCCCGTACGCCTCGTTGGGGACGGGACCGCTCACCGACGAACCGGGCCCCTCCCTCGTCGTCGCCGAACGCCACCGCCGCCGGCTCGCGGCGGGGAGCGCCGACCACCTGGTGGGGCACGGCGCCCGGCAGGTCCTGGACGCCCACCCGGCCCGCCTCGCCGACCTCCTGATGGACCGGCGCAGACGCCACCTCCTGCGCCCGGTCGCCGCCCTCACCAAGGCCGAAGGCCCCACCGCGCACTCGCTGTTCGTCCCGCTGACGGTCTACCGGGCCGCGCGCCGCCTGGCCCGTACGTCGTACCGCACCGGCCTGGAGACCGCCGCCGGACTCCTCCCCGACGCCAACCGGTACGCCCCCGACCTCGCCACCCCCGCCGACGCCTCGCTCGCCGCCCTCGCCTGGTCGCGCCCGGGCCCGGCGGCCCGCTGGCTGACCGGCGAGGCGCTGGCCGAAGTATCGGTTCGCCTCCAGGAGGCGGCGATCCGGCCCACCTCCGTCCAGCGCCCCGGCGAGGCCCGCGCCCGCGCCACCCTCGCCCGCGCCGCCGCCGACCACCGCATCCTGGAGCAGGCGGCCGAGATCCGCAGCCAGCGCCTGCACGCCCCGTTCCTGGACAACCAGGTCGTCCGGGCCGCCCGCGCGCTCCCCGAATCGCTCCGCGTCCAGCCGGGCGCCCGCGCCGCGATCCTGCGCCGGGTGCTGGCCGGGGCGGGCATCCACGACCTGCCGCCCGGCTGGGGCACCCCGTCCCAGGCCACCTCCACCGCCGTCACCCGCACCGGCCTGCGCACCGCGCTGCCGGAGCTGATGACCCTGTTCGACGCCCCGCTCCTCGCCGACGCGGGCCTGGTCGAGGCCCGCGTCGTCCGCAAGGCGCTGCGCGCTGCGTCCGAGGGGGAGCCGCTCCCGCTGGACGGCCTGGCGGAACTGGCCTCCACCGAGCTGTGGCTGCGCCGCCTGGTGACCCGCCGGGGCACCTGCTGGACGGGCACGGCGGCACCGCGCCAGCGCGCGGTGGCGGGCGGCGTGGTCCCTTCCCGGCGCACGCTCCAGCCGTGAGCGCCCTCCCGGAAGACCACCTTCCGCAGTCGCTCAGGTGCAGCAGACCCGCCCGGTACGGCCGATCTGCTCAGGCGCAACTGATCCGCCCGGTACAGCCGATCCGCTCGGATACGGCCGACCCGCTCAGGTGCAGCTGATCCGGGACTCCGCCCAGTCGGCCAGGGCCACCGCGCCGAGCGGTCCCTCGGGCTCCACCACGAGCCGGATCGACGACTGGCCGCCGATCCCCACGCTGACCGGAACGGCGGGCTCCCCGCCCTCCATCACGGGGGAGCGCCACAGCCGCGCCCCGTCCCCGTTGTAGACGGAGAAGCGGACCGCGCCGAGCCCCAGCGACAGGTCGTCCACGCCGACCATCGCCTCGTAGCGGGTGCAGGGGCGGTTCAGCTGGATGGTGACCGAGGACCGGCCGTGCACGGTCACCCCGTGCGCGTACCGCCTGCCGTCGATCGCCACGTTCGAGCGCTGCCAGATCCAGCTGCTCTGCCCCATCACCACCTCCGGCTCGGTGTGGTCCCCGAGCAGGGAGTACGAGAGCTCGCTGACCTGGTAGACGGTCGGAGCGGGCGGCGGCGGTGGCGGCTCCGGGCTCGGCGTGGGCTCCGGAGGCGGGGGCTCCGGGCTCGGCGCGGGCGGCGCGGGCTCCGGAGGCTCGGGGGAGGGGGTCGGCTCGGCACCCGGCGGAGTCGGTTCCGGTTCGGGCCGCGTCGGTACGGGCTCCGGATCGGCCGCGGGCGGCTCCGGCTCCGGCGATGCGGGCGGTACGGGGGCGGGCGCGGCCGGAGGTTCCGGTTCCGGCGAGGGCGGCTCGGGGGCGGGCGGCTCCGCCGACGGAACGGCGGGGGCCACCGCCGGGGGCTTCGCCACAGGCTGGGGCTCCGGCTTCGGCTGGTCGTCCCCGACGAGCGCCCACACCAGACCGGCGGCAGCGGCCACGGCGACGGCCGCCGCGATCCCCGCCTTTGCGGGCGCCCCGAGCCCTTCGGAGGCCGCGGCACCCCCTGCCGAGCCCGTGGAGGACCCCCCGGCGGCGCCTCCGGCAGCGGCCCCGGCGGAGCCCGGCCCGGTGGCCGCGGCCGCGGCTCCGGCCCCGGCCGCCCCGGCGGCACCGCCCGCCACGACGCCCGCCGCCTTGAGCGAGTACCCGGCGGCGAACCAGCCGATGACCGCGATCGGCAGCAGCGCCGGAATCCCGGCGTTCACATGCTCCAGCTCACCCGCGGCCACCCGGCACTTCGCGCACTCGTCGAGGTGCTTGCGCAGCCCACGCTCGGCCCGCATGCGCAGCCCGCCCCGGGCGTAGGCGCCGAGCCGGTCGGCGTACTGCGCGCAGTCCCCGCCGGTCGTGAGCGCCTGGCTCACATGGGCCTGGAGATACGCCTGCTTGAGCCCTTCACGGGCCCGGCTGGCCAGTACGGCGGTGGCGTTGGCGGTCAGTCCGAACAGCGGGGCGATCTCGCTGGGCGACTCCTCCTCCACGGTGGTGTGCCAGAGCACCGCCTGCCAGCGCTCGGGCAGGCTCCGGAACGCCTCCATCGCCATCGACTGCTCGGCCTCGTGCATCGCCAGCACATCGGCGCCGAGGTCGAGGGTGTCGTCGTCCGAGAGCTCCGACGTACGGGACGCCTGCGCGGCGAACACCGCGAAGTCGTCGACCAGCTGCTCCCGCTTGGCGCTCTTCGTCCAGGCGGCGGCGACATGGCGGACGGCGGTCATCAGATAGGCCCGGACGGCC carries:
- a CDS encoding sporulation protein — protein: MSREQRGPNEKLGTVLALAGISNAGLARRVNDLGAQRGLTLRYDKTSVARWVAKGMVPQGAAPHLIAAAIGAKLGRPVPLHEIGLADADPAPEVGLAFPRDVGEAVRSATELYRLDLAGRRGGGGIWQSLAGSFSVSAYATPASRWLITPADPSVARDTTAAQAAILGTRGGGQDGPPAPRGPGGARGPQGAPEQRGAHIPHTPHSAPGGSGSVPVQPGPESVADASPLRVGHSDVMKLREAAQDARRWDSKYGGGDWRSSMVPECLRVDAAPLLLGSYTDEVGRALFGAAAELTRLAGWMAFDTGQQEAAQRYYIQALRLARAAADVPLGGYVLASMSLQATYRGFADEGVDLAQAAVERNRGLATARTMSFFRLVEARAHAKAGDAPAAGAALKGAEGWLERSRTGDADPPWLGFYSYDRFAADAAECYRDLKAPRQVRRFTEQALSRPTEEFVRSHGLRLVVSAVAELESGNLDAACAAGARAVEVAGRISSARTTEYVRDLLHRLEPYGDEPRVAELRERARPLLVTQV
- a CDS encoding asparagine synthase is translated as MGWSSIAASFGTVGAVGNSGEGRTVHPVGSQLLWGDPDPLWAVGDWRPDEIRIIGVATPEGAPTARLAVLGCCGATDEQLRVGLLAARGGAMRHLTAWPGSYTAVVQIGRRITVAGDLAGARPVFHTPWAGGTAYATAALPLADLIEAQLDIGHLAALLACPETPEALGDGTPYAGVKRVPPGHALILREGSREITGYEAVASLAVAAPQIDPVHAVEGVRDALVEAVRARLTAPRHAPETLPQDPGPVPGMGPADRRAARGAPVAGIGADLSGGSASATLALLAAGLPGLPGTLLGHGTGAGERLLAVTFNDLTTRRHEDELERARAIAANPRLHHVVVAAGEEALPYASLGTGPLTDEPGPSLVVAERHRRRLAAGSADHLVGHGARQVLDAHPARLADLLMDRRRRHLLRPVAALTKAEGPTAHSLFVPLTVYRAARRLARTSYRTGLETAAGLLPDANRYAPDLATPADASLAALAWSRPGPAARWLTGEALAEVSVRLQEAAIRPTSVQRPGEARARATLARAAADHRILEQAAEIRSQRLHAPFLDNQVVRAARALPESLRVQPGARAAILRRVLAGAGIHDLPPGWGTPSQATSTAVTRTGLRTALPELMTLFDAPLLADAGLVEARVVRKALRAASEGEPLPLDGLAELASTELWLRRLVTRRGTCWTGTAAPRQRAVAGGVVPSRRTLQP
- a CDS encoding RNA polymerase subunit sigma-24, which translates into the protein MSGNEQQQEEPLDEIAAAGGGTKADGLPSAQVPAQTGRGGSSGGGSPEGDAEGGTVLPGPWPALAEDDGAAAYAVPPQREGRGGAPDPGLSDAQLIEGMRDGDNLAYEELFRRHSGAVRRYARTCCRDGHTADDLTAEVFARTLQAVRGGKGPQEAVRAYLMTAVRHVAAAWTKSAKREQLVDDFAVFAAQASRTSELSDDDTLDLGADVLAMHEAEQSMAMEAFRSLPERWQAVLWHTTVEEESPSEIAPLFGLTANATAVLASRAREGLKQAYLQAHVSQALTTGGDCAQYADRLGAYARGGLRMRAERGLRKHLDECAKCRVAAGELEHVNAGIPALLPIAVIGWFAAGYSLKAAGVVAGGAAGAAGAGAAAAATGPGSAGAAAGGAAGGSSTGSAGGAAASEGLGAPAKAGIAAAVAVAAAAGLVWALVGDDQPKPEPQPVAKPPAVAPAVPSAEPPAPEPPSPEPEPPAAPAPVPPASPEPEPPAADPEPVPTRPEPEPTPPGAEPTPSPEPPEPAPPAPSPEPPPPEPTPSPEPPPPPPAPTVYQVSELSYSLLGDHTEPEVVMGQSSWIWQRSNVAIDGRRYAHGVTVHGRSSVTIQLNRPCTRYEAMVGVDDLSLGLGAVRFSVYNGDGARLWRSPVMEGGEPAVPVSVGIGGQSSIRLVVEPEGPLGAVALADWAESRISCT